The following proteins come from a genomic window of Phnomibacter ginsenosidimutans:
- a CDS encoding GNAT family N-acetyltransferase — MQLSDVIIRDIAPADNAAIARIIRTSLEEFGANHPGTVYYDKETDHLYELFQSTPGSWYFITTNNEQLLGGAGIFPTKGLPEGTCELVKMYLHADARGLGLGQRLLAYLFCKSQRTRLYAHVPRNHARAYKGHTHV; from the coding sequence ATGCAATTATCCGACGTCATAATCCGCGACATAGCCCCTGCAGACAATGCGGCCATTGCCCGCATCATTCGTACTTCATTGGAAGAATTTGGTGCCAATCATCCGGGCACGGTGTATTACGATAAAGAAACCGATCACTTGTATGAGTTGTTTCAATCGACGCCGGGCTCATGGTATTTTATTACCACGAATAATGAGCAACTCTTAGGTGGCGCCGGCATTTTTCCCACCAAAGGTTTGCCAGAAGGCACTTGTGAGTTGGTAAAAATGTATTTACATGCCGATGCCCGTGGACTGGGTTTGGGCCAACGGTTGCTTGCATACCTGTTTTGCAAAAGCCAAAGAACTCGGCTATACGCACATGTACCTCGAAACCATGCCCGAGCTTACAAGGGCCATACCCATGTATGA
- a CDS encoding succinate dehydrogenase/fumarate reductase iron-sulfur subunit, whose product MEHYNMNLNLKVWRQKNAQAQGGFETYQVKNISSEMSFLEMIDVLNEELIAEGKDPIAFDHDCREGICGMCSLYIDGRPHGPWEQNTTCQLHMRAYKDGDTITIEPWRAGAFPVLKDLMVDRSAFDRIIQAGGFISVNTGNAVDANALPIEKDKADASFAAAACIGCGACVAACKNSSAMLFTSAKVTQLALLPQGAPERKSRALNMIAQMDKEGFGACTNTGACEAVCPKGISLTNIARLNQEYLGAALTAN is encoded by the coding sequence ATGGAACATTATAATATGAATCTCAACCTGAAAGTATGGCGTCAAAAGAATGCGCAGGCTCAGGGTGGTTTTGAAACATATCAGGTAAAAAACATTTCTTCAGAAATGAGCTTTCTGGAAATGATTGATGTGCTCAACGAAGAGTTGATTGCTGAGGGCAAAGACCCGATTGCTTTCGACCACGACTGCCGCGAAGGCATCTGTGGCATGTGCTCTTTGTATATCGATGGTCGTCCACACGGCCCTTGGGAGCAAAACACTACCTGCCAGCTGCACATGCGTGCCTACAAAGATGGCGACACCATCACCATTGAGCCCTGGAGAGCCGGCGCTTTTCCTGTGCTGAAAGATTTGATGGTAGACCGCAGCGCTTTCGACCGTATCATTCAGGCGGGTGGTTTCATTAGCGTAAACACGGGTAATGCTGTGGATGCCAACGCACTGCCTATTGAAAAAGATAAAGCGGATGCATCATTTGCCGCAGCAGCTTGTATTGGTTGTGGTGCTTGTGTAGCTGCTTGTAAAAACAGTTCAGCTATGTTGTTTACTTCTGCCAAAGTAACGCAACTGGCATTGCTGCCACAGGGTGCTCCCGAACGTAAATCACGTGCTCTCAACATGATTGCACAAATGGATAAGGAAGGCTTTGGTGCATGTACCAATACTGGTGCCTGCGAAGCTGTTTGCCCTAAAGGTATCAGCCTCACCAACATTGCCCGCCTCAACCAAGAGTATCTCGGCGCAGCGTTGACTGCTAACTAA
- a CDS encoding four helix bundle protein, producing MRSDKENVIVNKTLDFSEAIVGFCEELERRKKYVVSHQLLKCGTSIGANVFEAQNAESKADFIHKMKISAKEATETKYWLMLCNRCGSYPYEEQIMNQLNEIIRILSSIIATSKANA from the coding sequence ATGCGTAGTGATAAGGAAAATGTTATAGTTAATAAAACACTGGATTTTTCCGAAGCAATTGTAGGATTCTGTGAAGAACTTGAGCGACGGAAAAAGTACGTGGTCAGTCATCAGCTTCTAAAATGTGGCACATCAATCGGTGCAAATGTTTTTGAAGCACAAAACGCAGAAAGCAAAGCTGATTTCATTCATAAAATGAAGATTTCAGCAAAGGAAGCAACAGAAACAAAGTACTGGTTGATGCTGTGTAACAGATGCGGCAGCTATCCATACGAAGAACAGATCATGAATCAATTAAATGAAATCATTAGAATACTTTCTAGCATCATTGCAACATCAAAAGCAAACGCCTGA
- a CDS encoding fumarate reductase/succinate dehydrogenase flavoprotein subunit — MLNAKIPAGPLDKKWTSYKSTCKLVNPANKRKLEIVVVGTGLAGASAAAALGELGYKVKAFCFQDSPRRAHSIAAQGGINAAKNYQNDGDSVYRLFYDTIKGGDYRAREGNVHRLAEVSGAIIDQCVAQGVPFAREYGGLLSNRSFGGTQVQRTFYAAGQTGQQLLLGAYSALERQVALGNVTMYNRHEMLDVVVVDGKARGIIARDLVSGKLERHFGHAVLLCSGGYGNVFYLSTNAMGSNVTAAWKAHRKGAFFGNPCFTQIHPTCIPVSGDHQSKLTLMSESLRNDGRIWVPKKQNDTRKAADIPEEERDYYLERRYPAFGNLVPRDVASRAAKERCDAGYGVGSSKQAVYLDYADAIKRYGKIEAGKKGLDHASEAEIIALGKEVVKEKYGNLFDMYEKITGENPYETPMRIYPAVHYTMGGLWVDYELMTNVPGLYALGEANFSDHGANRLGASALMQGLADGYFVIPYTLGNYLADDIHTKPLPEDHPAFVEAEKAVADRIQQLMSIKGTKTVESFHKRLGKIMWDKCGMARNAEGLKQAIAEIQQLKKEFWSDVKIPGEINELNPELDKANRVADFIELGELMCIDALNRNESCGGHFREESQTPEGEAQRDDANYMYVAAWEYKGDHQWELHKEVLDYEVVKPSQRSYK; from the coding sequence ATGCTGAACGCAAAAATTCCTGCCGGACCGCTCGACAAAAAGTGGACATCGTATAAAAGCACTTGTAAGCTGGTAAACCCGGCTAACAAACGCAAACTGGAAATTGTAGTGGTAGGTACCGGCCTGGCTGGTGCCAGTGCTGCTGCTGCCCTTGGCGAACTGGGTTATAAAGTGAAAGCGTTTTGCTTTCAGGATAGCCCCCGCCGTGCCCACAGTATTGCGGCACAGGGTGGTATCAACGCTGCCAAAAACTACCAAAACGATGGCGACAGTGTGTACCGCTTGTTTTACGATACCATTAAGGGTGGCGACTACCGTGCCCGTGAAGGCAATGTGCATCGCCTGGCCGAAGTAAGTGGTGCCATCATTGACCAGTGCGTGGCGCAGGGTGTGCCTTTTGCCCGTGAATATGGTGGCTTGCTGAGCAACCGTTCGTTTGGTGGTACACAGGTACAGCGTACGTTTTATGCTGCCGGCCAAACGGGTCAGCAGTTGTTGCTGGGTGCCTACAGTGCACTGGAACGCCAGGTAGCATTGGGCAACGTAACCATGTACAACCGCCACGAAATGCTGGATGTGGTTGTGGTAGACGGCAAAGCCCGTGGTATCATTGCCCGTGACCTGGTGAGTGGCAAACTGGAACGCCACTTTGGCCACGCCGTACTGCTGTGCAGCGGTGGCTATGGCAACGTATTTTATTTGAGCACAAACGCCATGGGCAGCAACGTAACTGCCGCATGGAAAGCCCATAGAAAAGGCGCCTTCTTTGGCAACCCTTGCTTTACACAAATTCACCCCACTTGTATTCCTGTAAGTGGCGACCACCAGAGCAAGCTCACCCTGATGAGTGAATCGCTCCGCAACGATGGTCGTATCTGGGTGCCCAAAAAACAAAACGATACCCGCAAAGCAGCTGATATTCCTGAAGAGGAGCGTGACTACTACCTGGAGCGTCGCTACCCGGCTTTTGGCAACCTGGTACCCCGAGACGTGGCCAGCCGTGCTGCCAAAGAGCGTTGCGATGCCGGCTATGGGGTAGGCAGCAGCAAGCAGGCTGTATACCTCGATTATGCCGATGCCATTAAGCGCTACGGCAAAATTGAAGCCGGTAAAAAAGGCCTCGACCATGCCAGCGAAGCAGAAATCATTGCCCTTGGTAAAGAAGTAGTGAAAGAGAAATACGGTAACCTCTTCGATATGTACGAAAAGATTACTGGCGAAAACCCCTACGAAACACCGATGCGCATTTACCCCGCGGTACACTACACCATGGGTGGCCTGTGGGTAGACTACGAACTGATGACCAACGTGCCCGGTTTGTATGCTTTGGGCGAAGCCAACTTTAGCGACCACGGTGCCAACCGCCTCGGTGCATCGGCGCTGATGCAGGGCTTGGCCGATGGTTACTTCGTGATTCCTTACACTTTGGGCAACTACCTGGCTGACGATATTCATACCAAGCCGCTGCCCGAAGATCATCCGGCATTTGTGGAAGCAGAGAAAGCCGTAGCCGATCGCATCCAACAACTGATGAGTATCAAGGGAACCAAAACTGTGGAAAGCTTCCACAAGCGTTTGGGTAAAATCATGTGGGACAAGTGCGGTATGGCTCGCAACGCTGAGGGATTGAAGCAAGCGATTGCAGAAATTCAGCAGCTGAAAAAGGAATTCTGGAGCGATGTAAAAATCCCCGGTGAAATCAACGAGCTGAACCCTGAACTGGACAAGGCCAACCGTGTAGCCGACTTTATAGAGCTGGGCGAACTGATGTGTATTGATGCACTCAACCGCAACGAAAGCTGTGGTGGTCACTTCCGCGAAGAAAGCCAGACACCCGAAGGTGAAGCACAACGCGACGATGCCAACTACATGTACGTAGCCGCCTGGGAATACAAAGGAGACCATCAGTGGGAACTGCACAAAGAAGTGCTGGACTATGAAGTGGTTAAGCCAAGCCAAAGAAGCTACAAGTAA
- a CDS encoding succinate dehydrogenase cytochrome b subunit encodes MTWKQAFTSSIGKKLVMGLTGLFLIVFLIVHVGINACIFADLNVPVWPFDPSDDGAIFNKAAHFMGSTILIRILEVGLFAGIILHIVQGLMLEASNRSKRKQGYAVQLGGRGSKWYSRAMGLLGTLIMIFLILHLAHFWVKARITGSDDMPEVEGMHNMFNLMKVTFSELWVVIVYVLACISLAYHLLHGFQSAFRTLGVHNNKWMTIVQSIGVGYSILVPLLFALMPIAMYLGWVG; translated from the coding sequence ATGACCTGGAAACAAGCGTTTACTTCTTCGATTGGCAAGAAACTCGTGATGGGACTCACGGGACTTTTCCTGATTGTTTTTTTGATTGTACACGTAGGTATCAACGCCTGCATTTTTGCCGACCTTAATGTGCCCGTGTGGCCTTTCGACCCCAGTGATGACGGCGCTATTTTCAACAAGGCAGCGCATTTTATGGGCAGCACCATTTTAATCCGCATACTCGAAGTGGGATTGTTTGCCGGTATCATTCTGCACATTGTGCAGGGCCTGATGCTGGAAGCCAGCAACCGTAGCAAGCGGAAACAGGGCTACGCAGTACAGTTGGGTGGCCGCGGCAGCAAATGGTACAGCCGTGCCATGGGTTTGCTGGGTACCCTCATCATGATTTTCCTGATTTTGCACCTGGCTCATTTTTGGGTAAAGGCCCGCATTACCGGAAGCGACGACATGCCCGAAGTAGAAGGCATGCACAACATGTTTAACCTGATGAAAGTAACCTTTAGTGAACTGTGGGTAGTGATTGTATATGTGCTGGCTTGTATTTCGCTGGCGTATCACCTGCTGCATGGTTTCCAGAGTGCTTTCCGCACATTGGGTGTACACAACAACAAGTGGATGACGATTGTACAAAGCATTGGTGTGGGTTACTCCATTCTGGTGCCGTTGTTGTTTGCCCTCATGCCCATTGCCATGTATTTGGGTTGGGTAGGCTAA
- a CDS encoding ABC transporter permease, whose amino-acid sequence MRKVINIVWNSLKMALEELRTNKLRTFLSLFGVTIGIFCIIGVLAVVQSLKNNIKDGLKDLGTNTVYVQKWPWGGGGDYPWWKYVKRPEPKYEEMRPIKTRSQYADAVAFMLFNSSNVEYKDNLLTNVSWYGATEEFNRIQEIKLGEGRYISSSEFANGSPVIVMGYENAVKLFDDPQKAVGKQVTIAGRTGTIVGVMKKAGQSMVGAWDFDNIIIVPFNFCRQVVDERNAGRFLLVKGREGVAVADLKDELKGIMRSVRKLRPTEDDNFALNDVTASSQSLDALFTNLNIGGLVIGGFSLIVGLFGIANIMFVTVKERTSQIGLKKAVGAQRSYIMTEFLLESSFLCIIGGLIGLLLVFLITLALSAALPFQVSLSAGIVALAMGISIGVGLMAGIIPAWNAARLDPVVAIRSK is encoded by the coding sequence ATGCGCAAAGTCATCAATATTGTTTGGAACAGTCTTAAAATGGCCCTCGAAGAATTACGCACCAATAAGCTGCGCACCTTCCTGTCGCTGTTTGGCGTAACCATCGGCATCTTTTGCATCATTGGCGTACTGGCCGTGGTGCAAAGTTTGAAGAACAACATTAAGGATGGCCTCAAAGACCTCGGCACCAACACGGTGTATGTGCAAAAATGGCCATGGGGCGGTGGCGGCGATTATCCCTGGTGGAAATATGTAAAACGCCCCGAACCCAAGTACGAAGAAATGCGCCCCATTAAAACCCGCAGCCAGTATGCCGATGCGGTGGCATTTATGCTCTTCAACAGCAGTAATGTAGAATACAAAGACAACCTGCTGACCAATGTAAGTTGGTACGGTGCCACCGAAGAATTCAACCGCATTCAGGAAATCAAACTCGGCGAAGGCCGCTACATATCTTCCAGCGAATTTGCCAACGGCTCACCCGTGATAGTGATGGGTTATGAAAATGCCGTGAAGCTGTTTGACGACCCGCAAAAAGCCGTAGGCAAACAAGTAACCATTGCCGGCCGCACCGGCACCATTGTGGGCGTTATGAAAAAAGCCGGTCAAAGCATGGTGGGCGCCTGGGATTTCGATAACATTATTATTGTGCCTTTCAACTTTTGCCGCCAGGTGGTTGACGAACGCAATGCCGGCCGCTTCTTGTTGGTAAAAGGCCGCGAAGGTGTGGCCGTTGCCGATTTGAAAGATGAACTTAAGGGCATTATGCGGAGTGTACGCAAACTGCGCCCCACCGAAGACGACAATTTTGCCCTCAACGATGTAACAGCCAGCAGCCAAAGCCTCGATGCCTTGTTTACCAACCTCAATATCGGCGGTCTGGTCATTGGCGGCTTCAGCCTCATTGTAGGCTTGTTTGGCATTGCCAATATCATGTTTGTAACCGTAAAAGAACGTACCTCTCAAATTGGTTTGAAAAAAGCGGTTGGTGCCCAGCGGTCTTACATTATGACCGAGTTTTTGCTGGAATCGTCTTTCCTCTGCATCATCGGCGGATTAATTGGATTGCTGCTGGTCTTCCTCATTACACTGGCTCTGAGTGCTGCGCTTCCTTTTCAGGTAAGTCTGTCGGCGGGTATCGTAGCCCTTGCCATGGGCATCAGCATTGGCGTGGGTTTGATGGCCGGTATCATTCCGGCGTGGAATGCCGCAAGGCTTGATCCGGTGGTAGCGATTAGAAGTAAGTAG
- the tsaD gene encoding tRNA (adenosine(37)-N6)-threonylcarbamoyltransferase complex transferase subunit TsaD: protein MGILTSSATILAIESSCDETSAAVCRNGEIVSNIIATQAVHQQYGGVVPELASRAHMQNILPVVQQALQAAQCELQTVDAIAYTQAPGLIGALLVGSGFAKSLALALDKPLIAVHHMQAHVLANLIGERRPAFPFLCLTVSGGHTQIVRCDSPLQMTVIGETLDDAAGEAFDKSAKLIGLPYPGGPLIDKYAQQGKPIYKFAEPQIQGLDFSFSGLKTSILYFLQKAQKENPEFVQQELANICASVQHSIIQILIKKLMKAAKETGIKEICVAGGVSANSGLRKALQATGERFHWNTYMPAFEYCTDNAGMIAIAAYYKYLDGQFSSLDASPSARASW from the coding sequence ATGGGCATATTGACATCTTCTGCTACCATACTCGCTATCGAATCTTCCTGCGATGAAACTTCTGCGGCCGTTTGCCGCAATGGAGAAATTGTATCGAATATCATTGCTACACAAGCGGTGCATCAGCAATACGGCGGCGTGGTACCAGAGCTGGCCAGCCGGGCTCACATGCAAAATATTTTGCCCGTAGTGCAGCAGGCTTTGCAAGCAGCACAATGCGAGTTGCAAACAGTTGATGCCATTGCTTACACTCAAGCCCCCGGTCTGATTGGTGCATTGCTGGTGGGCAGCGGCTTTGCCAAAAGCCTGGCACTGGCGCTGGATAAACCCCTCATTGCCGTGCATCACATGCAGGCACATGTGCTGGCCAATTTGATTGGTGAACGTCGTCCTGCTTTTCCTTTTTTATGCCTGACTGTAAGTGGCGGCCACACGCAAATTGTACGCTGCGATAGCCCCTTACAAATGACCGTGATTGGCGAAACATTGGATGATGCTGCCGGCGAAGCCTTCGACAAAAGTGCCAAACTCATTGGCCTGCCCTACCCCGGTGGTCCGCTCATTGACAAGTATGCACAGCAAGGAAAGCCCATCTACAAATTTGCCGAGCCCCAAATACAAGGATTGGATTTCAGCTTCAGCGGATTGAAAACATCCATCCTCTATTTTTTGCAAAAAGCACAAAAAGAAAATCCTGAATTTGTACAGCAAGAGCTGGCCAATATCTGTGCTTCTGTGCAGCATAGCATCATTCAAATACTCATCAAGAAGCTGATGAAAGCAGCGAAAGAAACGGGCATCAAAGAAATATGTGTGGCCGGTGGTGTAAGTGCCAACAGCGGTTTGCGCAAAGCCTTGCAAGCCACCGGCGAACGCTTTCACTGGAACACCTACATGCCGGCTTTTGAATACTGCACGGACAATGCCGGCATGATTGCCATTGCGGCATATTACAAATACCTCGACGGGCAATTCAGCTCACTCGATGCATCGCCTTCGGCCAGAGCCAGTTGGTAA
- a CDS encoding YgaP family membrane protein → MCRENIVRMVAGIMILMSVSLAVFVHLNWLALTAFVGLNLLQSSFTKFCPLEVILKKAGVKE, encoded by the coding sequence ATGTGTAGAGAAAATATAGTTCGCATGGTGGCCGGCATTATGATACTGATGAGTGTATCGCTAGCGGTATTTGTGCACCTCAATTGGTTGGCACTAACAGCCTTTGTTGGCCTCAATCTGCTTCAGTCTTCGTTTACTAAATTTTGCCCGCTGGAAGTCATCCTGAAAAAAGCGGGAGTGAAGGAGTAG
- a CDS encoding efflux RND transporter permease subunit: MQEGISGKIARSFIQSKLTILLMVAFLLIGGYSTMLMPREEEPQIEVPMADIFIGFPGATPKEVETKISAPLEKMISNIKGVEYVYSTSMKGQAMLIVQFYVGEDIERSLVKLYNEIGKNMDKMPPGVTMPLVKTRAIDDVPALGITLWSEKYDDYQLRQIGEALTNEVKKVPNVSDVRIIGGRSRQVKVVLDKDKMAQHKVDFLSISNFIQGSNVQVNAGTLLSKDSAYNIETGNFLTNAEDVAALVVGTNQQQPVFLKDVATISDGPETPNQYVVFGYGAHDTARNQYHAEYPAITLSIAKRKGADAMHLSEQIVSQVEHAKKQLVPDDVQVTVTRNYGETASEKVSELLLHLFIAIVVVTLFVMLAMGWRGGLVVFLSVPVTFALTLFAYYALDYTLNRITLFALVFITGIVVDDSIIIAENMHRHFKMKRLPPLQAAIYAINEVGNPTILATFTVIAAVLPMAFVTGLMGPYMSPMPIGASIAMMLSLIVALTLTPYLGYLFLREKEKAGGKHDHHGHKLEESGIYKIYKAFIDPLLQSRTKRYAFIFGTVAILIGSMMLFYTKSVAVKMLPFDNKNEFQVVIDMPEGTTLEKTAAVARDIASYVGNQPLVENYQLYVGTSAPISFNGLVRHYDLRRGDNVADIQVNLVEKGQRKKQSHDIAKEMRPAIQKIAARYHANVKIVEVPPGPPVLSTMVAEIYGPEYEGQIQVAKQIKHLLNTTEDVVDVDWMVEDDQPEYDFVVDKEKAMRYGVAPAQVVATIRSALSGSVVGTLHKPASYNPVNIVLQLNDADKASLGDLQHLKVINQMGQAIAVGDLVTVQPAIKEKSIYRKNQKRVVYVLADMAGQLESPSYAMMKISDSLKNVELPAGYSLKEEYTQQPQFEDQYSVKWDGEWQITYEVFRDLGIAFIVVIVVIYMLIVGWFQNFMVPVVMLAAIPLSLVGIVLGHWAMGAFFTATSMIGFIALAGVMVRNSVLLIDFIDIRLKDGVPLRQAVIEAGAVRTTPILLTAGAVVLGAVIILFDPIFQGLAISLMGGTITSTFLTLLVVPLLYYKMLKKKYTKLNKL, from the coding sequence ATGCAAGAAGGAATATCAGGTAAAATAGCCAGGTCGTTTATTCAGTCGAAACTAACGATCCTGTTGATGGTGGCTTTCTTACTGATTGGCGGCTACAGCACCATGCTCATGCCCCGCGAAGAAGAGCCACAGATAGAAGTGCCGATGGCCGATATTTTCATCGGCTTCCCCGGTGCTACCCCCAAAGAAGTAGAAACGAAAATCAGTGCCCCGTTGGAAAAAATGATTTCCAACATTAAAGGGGTGGAGTATGTGTACTCCACTTCTATGAAAGGGCAGGCCATGCTGATTGTACAGTTTTATGTGGGCGAAGACATTGAACGTTCGCTGGTAAAACTCTACAACGAGATTGGAAAAAACATGGATAAAATGCCGCCCGGTGTTACCATGCCATTGGTGAAAACCCGTGCCATTGATGATGTGCCTGCATTGGGCATTACTCTCTGGAGCGAAAAGTACGACGACTACCAGCTGCGTCAGATTGGTGAAGCACTGACCAACGAAGTGAAGAAAGTGCCCAACGTGTCTGATGTACGAATTATTGGAGGCCGTAGCCGTCAGGTAAAAGTGGTGCTCGACAAAGACAAGATGGCACAACACAAAGTTGATTTTCTGAGCATCAGCAATTTCATACAGGGCAGCAACGTGCAGGTAAATGCCGGCACTTTGCTCAGTAAGGATTCTGCGTACAACATTGAAACGGGCAACTTCCTCACCAATGCAGAAGACGTTGCTGCATTGGTAGTGGGAACCAACCAGCAGCAGCCAGTGTTTTTGAAAGATGTGGCTACCATTAGCGATGGTCCGGAAACGCCCAATCAATATGTGGTGTTTGGTTATGGAGCACACGATACAGCCCGCAATCAATACCATGCGGAGTATCCTGCTATTACCTTGTCAATAGCAAAGCGAAAAGGTGCAGATGCCATGCATTTATCTGAGCAAATTGTAAGCCAGGTAGAACATGCCAAAAAGCAACTGGTGCCCGATGATGTGCAGGTAACTGTGACCCGCAACTATGGCGAAACAGCTTCGGAAAAAGTAAGTGAGTTGTTGTTGCACTTATTCATCGCTATCGTAGTAGTAACCTTGTTTGTAATGCTGGCGATGGGCTGGCGTGGTGGTCTGGTGGTGTTCTTATCAGTGCCTGTCACATTTGCCCTCACATTGTTTGCTTATTACGCACTTGACTATACGCTCAACCGTATCACGTTGTTTGCATTGGTGTTTATTACCGGTATTGTGGTGGATGATTCCATCATCATTGCCGAAAACATGCACCGGCACTTCAAAATGAAGCGGCTGCCACCACTGCAAGCTGCTATTTACGCCATCAACGAAGTGGGCAATCCCACCATTCTCGCTACGTTTACGGTTATTGCTGCAGTATTGCCCATGGCATTTGTAACCGGCCTCATGGGGCCTTACATGAGCCCGATGCCAATCGGCGCTTCTATTGCCATGATGCTGTCGCTGATTGTCGCATTGACATTGACACCATACCTCGGATATCTTTTTTTACGTGAAAAAGAAAAGGCTGGTGGCAAGCACGACCATCACGGACATAAATTGGAAGAGAGTGGTATTTATAAAATCTACAAAGCCTTTATCGATCCGTTGTTGCAGAGTCGTACAAAACGCTATGCATTCATCTTCGGTACTGTAGCTATCCTCATTGGTTCCATGATGTTGTTTTATACAAAATCTGTGGCTGTAAAAATGCTGCCCTTCGACAACAAGAATGAGTTTCAGGTAGTGATAGACATGCCGGAAGGAACAACGCTGGAAAAAACAGCTGCTGTTGCACGTGACATTGCATCGTATGTAGGCAATCAGCCATTGGTAGAAAACTACCAGTTGTACGTGGGCACTTCTGCACCTATCAGTTTCAACGGATTGGTGCGCCATTACGACCTGCGCCGTGGTGATAATGTAGCCGACATACAGGTTAACCTGGTAGAGAAAGGCCAACGCAAGAAGCAGAGCCACGACATTGCCAAAGAAATGCGCCCTGCTATTCAAAAGATTGCAGCCCGCTACCACGCCAATGTGAAAATTGTGGAAGTGCCACCTGGCCCTCCGGTATTGTCTACTATGGTGGCCGAAATTTATGGTCCCGAATATGAAGGACAAATTCAGGTGGCGAAGCAAATCAAGCATTTGCTGAATACCACTGAAGATGTAGTGGATGTAGACTGGATGGTAGAAGATGATCAGCCGGAATATGACTTTGTGGTAGACAAAGAGAAAGCCATGCGGTACGGTGTAGCACCTGCACAAGTAGTAGCTACAATCCGCAGTGCGTTATCTGGTAGTGTAGTGGGTACCTTGCACAAGCCGGCTTCTTACAATCCGGTAAATATTGTGTTGCAACTGAATGATGCCGACAAAGCCAGCCTGGGTGATTTGCAACACCTGAAAGTCATCAACCAAATGGGACAGGCCATAGCCGTTGGTGATTTGGTTACGGTGCAACCTGCCATCAAAGAGAAAAGCATTTACCGGAAAAACCAGAAGCGGGTAGTGTATGTATTGGCCGATATGGCAGGCCAGTTGGAAAGTCCTTCTTATGCCATGATGAAAATTTCGGACAGCCTGAAAAATGTGGAACTGCCTGCAGGTTATTCTTTAAAAGAAGAATACACACAGCAGCCACAATTCGAAGATCAGTATTCGGTGAAGTGGGATGGCGAATGGCAGATTACTTATGAAGTGTTCCGTGATTTGGGCATCGCCTTTATTGTAGTGATTGTAGTGATATACATGTTGATTGTAGGCTGGTTCCAAAACTTCATGGTGCCTGTGGTAATGCTGGCTGCTATACCATTGTCGCTGGTAGGTATAGTACTCGGTCACTGGGCTATGGGTGCTTTCTTCACCGCTACTTCCATGATTGGATTTATTGCACTTGCGGGTGTGATGGTGCGCAACTCCGTGTTGTTGATTGACTTCATTGACATCCGTTTGAAAGATGGCGTACCGCTGCGGCAAGCTGTGATAGAAGCGGGTGCTGTACGTACCACACCCATCTTGCTCACAGCTGGTGCAGTTGTGCTGGGTGCGGTTATCATCCTGTTCGATCCCATCTTTCAGGGTCTGGCCATTTCACTCATGGGAGGTACCATTACATCTACCTTCCTCACTTTGCTGGTAGTGCCGTTGCTCTATTACAAAATGCTGAAAAAGAAATATACAAAGCTGAACAAATTGTAA
- a CDS encoding efflux RND transporter periplasmic adaptor subunit, with translation MADDGDMANPGMPLLTVEQAGTLQVSTTVSETEIGALRKGAKAQVQVKAIQKNLDAVITEISPSAQMTGGQYVVKMAITGDKTGLYSGMYVQVFIPVDKPVQANSSANVVIPAKALVHKDELVGLYTVSANNTAILRWVRTGKTVGDQVEILSGLAAGEGYVLEAASPLYNGAPLQIKK, from the coding sequence ATGGCCGACGATGGTGACATGGCTAATCCCGGCATGCCATTGTTGACTGTTGAACAGGCTGGTACACTACAAGTGTCAACCACCGTAAGCGAAACAGAAATTGGTGCCTTGCGTAAAGGTGCTAAAGCACAGGTGCAGGTAAAAGCCATCCAAAAAAATCTGGATGCTGTGATTACAGAAATCAGCCCTTCTGCACAAATGACCGGTGGCCAATATGTGGTAAAAATGGCCATCACCGGTGATAAAACCGGTTTGTATTCGGGCATGTATGTGCAGGTGTTTATTCCGGTAGACAAGCCAGTGCAAGCCAACAGTAGTGCAAATGTTGTGATTCCAGCAAAGGCACTGGTGCATAAAGACGAACTCGTTGGATTGTACACAGTAAGTGCCAACAATACGGCAATACTTCGCTGGGTGCGTACGGGCAAAACCGTTGGCGACCAGGTAGAAATTTTGTCGGGTCTTGCTGCAGGCGAAGGGTATGTGCTTGAAGCTGCATCGCCGTTGTACAATGGTGCGCCTTTGCAAATCAAAAAGTAA